Proteins from a single region of Paenibacillus sp. BIHB 4019:
- the fucU gene encoding L-fucose mutarotase has protein sequence MLHGISKLISPELLKILMEMGHSDEIVLADGNFPVMSHAQRVVRADGHGIPELLEAVLPLFPLDQYVERPAALMQVVPGDTVQTPIWEQYQLIIEQHTPVREKPEEVERFAFYERAKKAYAIVATGEQALYANIILKKGVIK, from the coding sequence GTGCTGCATGGCATATCCAAATTGATTTCACCGGAGCTTTTGAAAATATTAATGGAGATGGGACACAGCGACGAAATCGTGCTGGCCGACGGCAATTTCCCCGTCATGAGCCACGCGCAGCGCGTTGTCCGGGCCGACGGCCACGGCATTCCCGAGCTGCTGGAAGCGGTATTGCCGCTGTTTCCCTTGGATCAATATGTGGAGCGTCCGGCGGCGCTCATGCAGGTTGTTCCTGGCGATACCGTCCAGACGCCAATCTGGGAGCAGTATCAGCTCATTATCGAGCAGCATACGCCGGTACGGGAGAAGCCTGAGGAAGTGGAACGCTTCGCTTTCTATGAGCGGGCTAAGAAGGCTTATGCGATTGTGGCAACCGGCGAGCAGGCGCTGTATGCGAATATTATTTTGAAAAAAGGCGTTATTAAATAG
- a CDS encoding isocitrate lyase/phosphoenolpyruvate mutase family protein, giving the protein MENQLEHARKFHELHRSGSPLVLVNAWDAGSAQIIQDAGGQAIATGSWSVAAAHGYEDGEKLPFDLVLSNLQRISNSVNLPITIDIEGGYGPSPEIIKNNVLKIIECGAVGVNLEDQKIHEPGLYAIDEQALRIRAVREAAEHTSIPLFINARTDIFLESAAHDHEEAHLEAALHRADAYAKAGAHGIFVPGLCNEKLIEKLCQKASIPVNVMISPDSPSIQKLASLGVARISYGPHPYLILMDALKQATVRALALQEL; this is encoded by the coding sequence ATGGAAAATCAACTTGAACATGCACGGAAGTTTCACGAATTGCACAGAAGCGGCAGCCCGCTAGTCCTCGTCAACGCCTGGGACGCCGGAAGCGCGCAAATCATTCAAGACGCGGGGGGCCAAGCTATTGCTACAGGCAGCTGGTCTGTAGCTGCTGCGCATGGATACGAAGATGGAGAGAAGCTTCCTTTCGACCTCGTTCTATCCAATCTTCAGCGGATTAGCAATAGCGTAAATCTGCCCATTACAATTGATATAGAAGGCGGTTATGGACCTTCTCCCGAGATTATCAAGAACAATGTGTTAAAAATCATCGAGTGCGGAGCCGTAGGAGTCAATCTTGAAGATCAGAAGATCCATGAACCGGGATTATACGCCATAGATGAGCAAGCCTTGCGTATCAGAGCTGTACGGGAAGCCGCTGAACATACGTCGATTCCCCTTTTTATTAATGCTCGAACCGATATCTTCTTAGAGAGCGCAGCACATGACCACGAGGAAGCTCACTTGGAAGCTGCCCTTCACAGGGCAGACGCCTATGCCAAAGCCGGCGCTCATGGAATTTTCGTGCCGGGGTTATGTAACGAGAAACTGATCGAGAAATTATGCCAGAAGGCTTCAATACCTGTTAACGTTATGATTTCCCCGGACTCCCCTTCAATCCAGAAACTGGCATCATTAGGCGTCGCTCGCATCAGCTACGGTCCGCATCCGTATTTAATATTGATGGATGCATTAAAACAAGCTACTGTGAGAGCCCTAGCATTACAGGAATTGTGA